The following proteins come from a genomic window of Abditibacteriaceae bacterium:
- a CDS encoding glucose 1-dehydrogenase, translating to MLQLNGKHIFIAGGSRGIGAAAARTIAAAGGAVSLSYRTEENAANALVAEIQHGGGKAAAWKADVTDEMALRTAMQSAVSEFGPLDGLVVSAGIFEGASLQEMTVDFWERTMSINVRGTFLCVKTAVEQMRAEGEGGSIVIYASTAGQRGSAGYSAYATSKGAQIMFMRSMALELAPDKIRVNCIAPAWTETDMAHDSLESLGRDKVAASFPLGRIGQPQDVAGATAFLLSDMAAFITGSTVTVDGGMDMRG from the coding sequence ATGCTCCAACTCAACGGCAAACACATCTTTATTGCAGGCGGCAGTCGGGGCATTGGCGCTGCCGCCGCGCGCACGATCGCGGCGGCTGGCGGCGCGGTTTCATTAAGCTATCGCACGGAAGAAAATGCGGCGAATGCTCTCGTCGCGGAGATTCAACACGGTGGCGGAAAGGCGGCAGCATGGAAAGCCGATGTCACCGACGAAATGGCGCTTCGCACGGCGATGCAGTCGGCGGTTTCAGAATTCGGGCCGCTGGATGGTCTTGTGGTTTCCGCTGGCATTTTCGAAGGCGCGTCGCTGCAGGAAATGACGGTCGATTTCTGGGAGCGCACCATGAGCATTAACGTGCGCGGCACATTTCTGTGCGTAAAGACCGCTGTCGAACAGATGCGCGCTGAGGGGGAAGGCGGCAGTATCGTCATTTACGCCTCGACGGCAGGCCAGCGCGGTTCCGCCGGGTATTCGGCGTATGCAACATCCAAAGGCGCGCAGATTATGTTTATGCGTTCGATGGCTTTGGAACTGGCGCCCGATAAAATCCGCGTCAACTGCATCGCGCCCGCATGGACGGAAACCGATATGGCGCACGACAGCCTCGAGTCGCTGGGACGCGACAAGGTTGCCGCGTCGTTTCCTCTGGGTCGCATCGGGCAGCCGCAAGACGTTGCGGGCGCGACGGCCTTCTTGCTCAGCGACATGGCAGCGTTTATTACCGGCTCCACCGTCACCGTCGATGGCGGCATGGATATGCGCGGCTGA
- a CDS encoding STAS/SEC14 domain-containing protein: MALKELSRESYCQIYLDETEGWLHVNWTGYQTVESVKRNCEEMLVLMVQHKAFRVLNDNTNVLGIWSGAAAWGASSWFPRMHAAGLTHFAWVYSPSRFSQISTDATLSLMDAESTGVRVFYEIEDAKAWLRLHAP; encoded by the coding sequence ATGGCGCTTAAAGAATTGTCGCGTGAGTCGTATTGTCAAATTTATCTCGATGAAACCGAAGGCTGGCTTCATGTCAATTGGACGGGCTATCAAACCGTCGAATCGGTGAAGCGCAACTGCGAAGAAATGCTGGTGCTGATGGTTCAGCACAAAGCATTTCGTGTTCTCAACGACAACACCAATGTGCTGGGAATCTGGAGCGGAGCCGCGGCGTGGGGCGCGAGCAGTTGGTTTCCACGCATGCACGCAGCGGGCCTCACCCATTTCGCGTGGGTTTACAGCCCGAGCCGCTTTTCACAAATCTCGACCGACGCCACCCTTTCTCTGATGGATGCCGAAAGTACGGGTGTTCGCGTGTTTTACGAAATTGAAGACGCCAAAGCCTGGCTGCGACTCCACGCGCCGTAA
- a CDS encoding UvrB/UvrC motif-containing protein, which translates to MSKDLSHILDGWDHNPNEVTVRRITGEDGGEKLQMRLDLGVLQMELEGRPDGRRPHGYESLYEYLVSRRERHISQHGSVDDWEVSSEDCSDLRQESMQYYYRYLSLFHLGDYLGVMRDTSRNLKAFDLIRDFAADDSDRSSLEQFRPYVMMMHTRARACLSLEERDFDLALRQIDEGIARIEEFFREVEREDFIENSREIEFLRDWSERIRSNRPLTPAERLRQELRVAVEAEDYERAAQLRDEIKEMAVA; encoded by the coding sequence ATGAGCAAAGACCTTTCACATATTCTCGACGGCTGGGATCATAATCCGAACGAAGTCACGGTGCGCCGTATTACCGGCGAAGACGGCGGCGAGAAATTGCAAATGCGCCTCGATCTGGGCGTTTTGCAGATGGAACTCGAAGGTCGCCCCGATGGGCGGCGTCCGCACGGCTATGAAAGCCTGTACGAATATCTGGTGTCGCGTCGCGAGCGTCATATTTCGCAGCATGGCAGCGTCGACGACTGGGAAGTTTCGTCGGAAGATTGCTCCGATTTGCGTCAGGAATCGATGCAGTATTATTACCGCTACCTTTCGCTTTTCCATCTGGGCGATTATCTCGGCGTGATGCGTGATACGTCGCGCAACCTGAAAGCCTTCGACCTGATTCGCGACTTTGCCGCCGACGACAGCGACCGCTCTTCGCTCGAACAATTTCGCCCGTATGTGATGATGATGCACACGAGGGCGCGGGCGTGCCTGTCCTTGGAAGAACGCGATTTCGATCTGGCGCTGCGCCAAATAGATGAAGGCATCGCGCGCATCGAAGAATTTTTCCGTGAAGTCGAGCGCGAAGATTTCATCGAGAACTCGCGCGAAATCGAATTCCTGCGCGACTGGAGCGAGCGCATTCGCAGCAACCGACCGCTCACGCCTGCCGAACGCTTGCGGCAGGAATTGCGCGTGGCCGTTGAAGCCGAAGATTACGAACGTGCGGCCCAACTGCGCGACGAAATCAAAGAAATGGCAGTCGCGTAG
- a CDS encoding WecB/TagA/CpsF family glycosyltransferase — protein MMLFAVFCLAAAVVYLLSGLAARRTPSHARSGPNPEGIAFVGAVLLACLAGLYLSRDLSALSLYRPAGLAIVLLSGVLYILSALRGKLGLPPFISDIFVLAAAGAAIGVFRYQAFSGIRLPFSNQFANLGALAVPLTIVFVWLIARMTAALNRTPHVTGGYLGLVGLTFCILGSYQKAPVFPLVCSAALAGAGLVSIPLALRRPSWNIGWSAALAMGFLLAQSAVLGLWKNFAFAILALLVLVLGLPLLDVSFYRLKASRRGASVNWQKKHLRLHEALAQRGFSGAKISLLYLALAAWLCTLGVLLVVTAPLNFVVRAAILALLLFSGGTFFFSVIRVLMRRLDNEEMPEDIEAFGVRISPVSMTEAMDKIEAMIRSGTPHHVVTSDANAILRAQEDPEYAGILQRAALVTPDGYGVMWGARLLNMPVYERVTGVDMVTGICERAAKHGYRIFILGSEPGIASLAAQKLSETYPGLNVVGTHHGMILRDEELKKHALQQVKDAKPDVLFVAMGIPLQEKFIAQHMSELGVPVSLGVGGSFDVYSEKLQRAPVAVQRAGLEWLYRVWQEPWRWKRMSYVPRFMIFAIKEWLGITHITRDQRRKKQA, from the coding sequence ATGATGCTGTTTGCTGTTTTCTGTCTAGCTGCTGCTGTTGTTTATTTATTGTCGGGCCTTGCCGCACGCCGCACGCCGTCGCACGCGCGTAGCGGTCCGAACCCTGAAGGAATTGCTTTTGTCGGCGCAGTTTTGCTGGCGTGTCTCGCGGGCTTATATCTTTCGCGCGACCTGAGCGCACTTTCGCTGTACCGCCCTGCGGGCTTGGCAATTGTACTTCTCTCTGGCGTTCTTTATATTCTATCGGCATTGCGCGGCAAGCTCGGCCTACCACCTTTTATTTCTGATATTTTCGTTCTCGCGGCTGCTGGCGCGGCCATCGGGGTTTTTCGTTATCAGGCGTTTAGCGGCATTCGTTTACCGTTTTCCAATCAGTTCGCCAATCTGGGCGCGCTGGCTGTGCCGCTCACCATTGTTTTTGTGTGGCTTATTGCGCGCATGACGGCGGCGCTCAATCGCACGCCGCACGTCACCGGCGGCTATCTGGGCCTTGTCGGCCTGACGTTCTGCATTCTCGGTTCGTATCAGAAAGCGCCGGTTTTTCCGCTTGTGTGCAGCGCTGCTCTGGCGGGCGCGGGCTTGGTCTCCATTCCTCTGGCGCTGCGTCGCCCAAGTTGGAACATCGGCTGGAGTGCAGCCCTGGCGATGGGTTTTCTCTTAGCGCAAAGTGCTGTTCTCGGTCTGTGGAAGAACTTCGCGTTTGCAATTCTGGCGCTATTGGTTTTGGTACTCGGGCTGCCTTTGCTCGACGTTTCGTTTTATCGCCTTAAAGCTTCGCGGCGCGGCGCGAGCGTGAACTGGCAGAAAAAGCATCTGCGCCTACACGAAGCGCTTGCGCAGCGCGGCTTTTCGGGCGCCAAGATTTCGTTGCTTTATCTCGCGCTCGCGGCGTGGCTTTGTACGCTGGGCGTTTTGCTGGTCGTGACGGCGCCGCTCAACTTCGTGGTGCGCGCGGCGATTCTGGCGCTTTTGCTGTTCAGCGGTGGCACGTTTTTCTTTTCGGTCATTCGCGTTTTGATGCGGCGACTGGATAACGAAGAAATGCCCGAAGACATCGAAGCGTTCGGCGTGCGCATTTCGCCGGTGTCGATGACCGAAGCGATGGACAAAATCGAAGCGATGATTCGGTCGGGCACGCCGCATCATGTTGTAACAAGCGACGCCAACGCCATCCTGCGCGCGCAGGAAGACCCCGAATATGCAGGCATTTTACAGCGTGCGGCTTTGGTAACACCCGACGGCTACGGCGTGATGTGGGGCGCGCGCTTGTTGAATATGCCGGTTTACGAACGCGTCACTGGAGTCGATATGGTGACGGGAATTTGCGAACGCGCGGCGAAACACGGCTACCGCATTTTCATTCTCGGCAGCGAACCGGGCATCGCTTCTCTAGCCGCGCAAAAACTATCCGAAACGTATCCAGGCCTCAACGTTGTCGGCACGCATCACGGCATGATTTTGCGCGACGAAGAACTCAAGAAACACGCGTTGCAGCAGGTGAAAGACGCGAAGCCTGATGTGCTTTTCGTGGCGATGGGAATTCCGTTGCAGGAAAAATTCATTGCGCAGCACATGAGCGAACTGGGCGTTCCGGTTTCGCTTGGCGTTGGCGGCTCGTTCGATGTGTATTCCGAAAAGCTTCAGCGCGCGCCTGTTGCTGTCCAGCGCGCCGGACTCGAATGGCTTTATCGCGTGTGGCAGGAGCCGTGGCGCTGGAAGCGCATGAGCTATGTGCCGCGCTTTATGATTTTCGCCATCAAAGAATGGCTCGGCATTACGCACATCACGCGCGATCAACGCCGCAAAAAACAAGCGTAA
- a CDS encoding transglutaminase family protein, whose product MSLFRVRRTLHLNYSSPVSSCVRQLRVLPATRSTQNVRTVRWKSTPEPESTREWNDDFGNRVLEIKHRRLACDWKFSLEAEVELGESLSSFRETNLPPAGIGAFLLASARCDLAPEIAAIARELASNTARADLPHRICEWTHNALRYDTASGDVGATASQALVRGAGICQDSAHLMIAVCRAANLPARYVAGYLEGEGAMHAWCEVLQNNEWLAFDPTHNRRARDCVFVATGRDYRDCAPLQGRFQGAARVQLRSSCQMQRLGGG is encoded by the coding sequence GTGTCTCTTTTCCGCGTGCGCCGCACGCTGCACCTGAATTATTCGTCACCGGTTTCTAGCTGCGTGCGCCAGTTGCGCGTTCTGCCCGCCACACGCAGCACACAAAACGTGCGAACAGTGCGCTGGAAAAGCACGCCCGAACCCGAAAGCACACGCGAATGGAACGATGACTTCGGTAACCGCGTGCTCGAAATAAAGCATCGCCGCCTTGCGTGCGACTGGAAGTTTTCTCTTGAAGCCGAAGTTGAACTCGGTGAAAGCCTTAGCTCTTTCCGCGAAACGAACTTGCCGCCAGCAGGAATCGGCGCATTTCTTCTGGCTTCAGCGCGCTGTGATCTCGCGCCCGAAATCGCTGCAATCGCACGCGAATTAGCAAGCAACACTGCGCGGGCCGATTTGCCTCACCGCATCTGTGAATGGACGCATAATGCATTGCGCTACGACACGGCGTCAGGTGATGTCGGCGCAACGGCCTCACAAGCTCTGGTGCGCGGCGCAGGCATCTGCCAGGATTCGGCGCACCTGATGATTGCAGTTTGCCGTGCGGCGAATTTACCGGCACGTTACGTCGCGGGCTACCTTGAAGGTGAAGGCGCGATGCACGCGTGGTGCGAAGTGCTGCAAAACAACGAATGGCTTGCCTTCGACCCGACGCACAACCGGCGCGCGCGCGACTGCGTTTTTGTTGCAACGGGCCGCGATTACCGCGATTGCGCGCCACTGCAGGGCCGCTTTCAGGGCGCCGCAAGAGTGCAATTAAGGTCCTCGTGCCAGATGCAGCGGCTCGGCGGCGGGTGA
- a CDS encoding phytanoyl-CoA dioxygenase family protein — protein sequence MIAEPSVYKQRTFALDDTAGQLQALHDDGFALIPGVLNAEEVVAARAAIDNLTPSGFDRQGPTDHYKCVFNRDPFWLGLLDRPGVIDLAESAMGEECHIIGQSAWRSHPAHNGWSPHTDRVFFEVPEELLLDGSVTLPIYLCTAHFYLSDITEELCPTYVIPGSHKSGRALSWGKTPDPTWRGRELEPVLCKAGDVLFFRSEIWHTGSKNKTADQTRYLLQNHYSHRIIAQQFSPYITWQFNPEVIAAANERQLRLLGKHRPTAYD from the coding sequence ATGATTGCAGAACCATCCGTTTACAAACAACGCACCTTCGCACTGGACGACACCGCCGGACAGTTGCAGGCGTTGCACGACGACGGCTTTGCCCTTATTCCCGGCGTGCTCAATGCCGAGGAAGTCGTTGCTGCCCGCGCGGCGATCGACAACCTCACGCCTTCTGGTTTCGACCGGCAAGGCCCGACCGATCATTACAAGTGCGTCTTTAATCGCGACCCGTTCTGGCTTGGCCTGCTCGACCGCCCCGGCGTTATCGACCTCGCCGAAAGCGCGATGGGCGAGGAATGTCATATCATCGGGCAAAGCGCGTGGCGCAGCCATCCGGCGCACAACGGCTGGTCGCCGCACACCGACCGCGTTTTTTTTGAAGTGCCCGAAGAACTGCTTTTAGACGGCAGCGTAACCTTGCCGATTTACCTTTGCACCGCGCATTTTTATCTCAGCGACATCACCGAAGAACTGTGTCCAACTTACGTGATTCCCGGCAGTCATAAATCGGGCCGTGCGTTGTCGTGGGGGAAAACACCCGATCCGACGTGGCGCGGGCGCGAACTGGAACCAGTGCTCTGCAAAGCGGGCGATGTGCTTTTCTTCCGCAGCGAAATCTGGCACACGGGCAGCAAGAACAAAACAGCAGATCAAACTCGCTATTTGCTACAGAATCATTATTCGCATCGCATTATCGCGCAGCAATTTTCGCCCTATATTACATGGCAATTCAACCCCGAAGTTATTGCTGCAGCTAACGAGAGGCAATTGCGCTTGCTCGGCAAGCACCGCCCGACAGCTTACGATTGA